The Aerosakkonema funiforme FACHB-1375 genome includes a window with the following:
- a CDS encoding M10 family metallopeptidase has protein sequence MANGDTRLTLEQIFDANYYRLNNPDLAQLSDDEALNHLLTYGFLEAGSIPSRLQFSPFVDFEYYRNNNLDISGFFDNRQLVQQFLNEGLFQGRSFSPVVDLNLYRQSYADLAGLDNNQLLEHLIDYGIYEGRIFSPLIDINYYRQNNPDLAGFDNKELFVQFLTAGINDGRSFLPLFDVNFYRANNQDLDDADYTNEQLTDHFLNIGLREGRRFSPFFDINYYRESNPDLVLAGLDNEELFNHFQTRGLDEGRRFSPFIDVNYYLANQPDLRAAGLTPRQAFDHFVNIGLNEGRRSSLIFDPVYYLENNQDLKRAGYTNRQAFEHFQISGINERRSSSVYFDPRSIEPFILESIPNLIAAPQLLENSPFRWNIPADGVLTYSFVTSASAPLYEGRESGVTELTPQIKNNIRNILQLYDNILPFDLVEVSDRPPNVGQLRFMFSNGPRDQSREGNVLAYAYYPGDPTDFTGNLAGDVHLNPNRSTIDFSTGAGSFSYEVLLHEIGHALGLRHPFEGNPPLAAGKDNDSNTVMGYSFFPGNYNGSFASTPMAYDIRALQLLYGFSSLNEGDTNYQFNVNNFFGAESNGQNGVKNTIWDTGGIDTFDFSALPPTLFGYYFNMNEGGYNTTQLALNGSTYTTSTAQGIFTTNSFGTTIGFGFTLENLVGSQGDDEILGNNISNNIAGAAGNDVITGARGADILNGGPGSDIFVLAPGDGGPNPGSTDVITDFTDGEDSIGLSAGLRFDRLRITPGTNPNDTIIQVASSGEYLAVLTGVPSFAITNADFTFV, from the coding sequence ATGGCTAACGGAGATACTCGCTTAACCCTAGAACAAATATTTGATGCTAATTACTATCGCCTAAATAATCCAGACTTAGCCCAACTTAGCGATGATGAAGCCTTAAATCACTTATTAACATATGGATTCTTAGAAGCAGGTAGTATTCCATCAAGACTGCAATTTTCACCGTTTGTTGACTTTGAATATTATCGGAATAATAACTTAGATATCTCAGGGTTTTTCGACAACCGACAATTAGTACAACAGTTTTTAAACGAAGGGCTTTTCCAAGGGCGATCGTTCTCGCCCGTAGTCGATCTGAATTTATATAGGCAAAGCTACGCCGATCTGGCAGGTTTAGACAATAACCAATTACTCGAACATCTGATCGATTATGGCATTTATGAAGGAAGAATATTTTCACCGTTAATAGACATCAATTACTATCGGCAGAATAACCCCGATCTGGCCGGATTCGACAACAAAGAATTATTCGTACAATTTCTCACTGCTGGCATAAACGATGGGCGATCGTTTTTACCGCTATTTGATGTCAACTTTTACCGAGCAAACAACCAAGACTTGGATGATGCGGATTACACTAACGAGCAGTTAACAGATCATTTTCTAAATATTGGCCTAAGAGAAGGAAGAAGGTTTTCGCCATTTTTCGATATCAACTACTACCGAGAAAGCAATCCAGACTTAGTTTTAGCAGGGTTAGACAATGAAGAATTGTTCAATCATTTTCAAACTCGCGGTTTGGATGAAGGGCGCAGATTTTCACCCTTTATTGATGTTAATTACTACTTAGCTAACCAACCTGACCTAAGAGCGGCAGGTTTAACTCCTCGGCAAGCATTCGATCATTTTGTCAATATTGGTTTGAATGAGGGACGCCGCTCCTCGCTGATATTCGATCCGGTATATTACTTAGAGAATAATCAGGACTTAAAAAGAGCGGGATATACAAACAGACAAGCTTTTGAACACTTTCAAATCTCCGGTATCAACGAGAGGCGATCGTCATCAGTTTACTTCGATCCAAGGTCGATCGAGCCCTTTATTCTAGAAAGCATTCCAAACCTAATAGCTGCCCCTCAGTTATTAGAAAATTCGCCATTTAGATGGAACATCCCAGCCGATGGGGTACTCACATACAGCTTCGTCACCTCTGCCAGCGCCCCTTTGTACGAAGGGCGAGAATCTGGCGTGACGGAATTGACCCCACAAATTAAGAACAATATTCGCAACATCCTGCAACTTTACGACAACATACTGCCCTTCGATTTAGTTGAAGTTTCAGACAGACCTCCCAACGTCGGGCAGCTACGGTTCATGTTTTCCAACGGGCCACGCGATCAATCGCGAGAAGGAAACGTTCTCGCTTATGCCTACTACCCCGGAGACCCCACCGACTTTACTGGTAATCTTGCTGGCGACGTACATTTGAACCCTAACAGAAGTACGATCGATTTTTCAACTGGTGCCGGCAGTTTCAGCTATGAAGTTTTACTGCACGAAATCGGTCATGCGCTAGGTTTGCGACATCCTTTTGAGGGGAACCCGCCTCTAGCTGCAGGTAAGGATAACGATAGTAACACAGTCATGGGTTATAGCTTTTTTCCCGGTAATTACAATGGCTCTTTTGCCAGTACACCGATGGCCTATGATATCCGTGCCTTGCAGTTACTGTATGGGTTTAGTAGTTTGAATGAAGGTGACACAAACTATCAGTTTAATGTCAACAATTTTTTTGGCGCAGAGTCAAATGGACAAAATGGAGTAAAAAACACTATCTGGGATACCGGCGGAATTGATACATTTGATTTTTCAGCATTACCCCCGACTTTATTCGGTTATTACTTCAACATGAATGAGGGAGGTTACAACACTACACAGCTGGCGCTCAACGGTTCTACCTATACAACTTCCACTGCTCAGGGTATATTCACTACGAATAGTTTTGGCACAACTATTGGTTTTGGTTTCACTTTGGAAAACTTAGTCGGTTCTCAGGGAGATGATGAAATATTGGGAAATAATATTTCCAATAACATTGCAGGTGCAGCAGGTAACGATGTAATTACAGGTGCCCGTGGTGCAGATATCTTAAATGGCGGCCCCGGATCTGATATATTTGTATTGGCTCCGGGCGATGGCGGGCCAAATCCGGGCTCGACTGATGTGATTACCGATTTCACGGATGGTGAAGATTCGATCGGTCTAAGCGCTGGTTTGAGATTCGATCGCCTACGTATTACTCCCGGCACTAACCCGAACGATACTATTATCCAAGTTGCCAGCAGCGGCGAATACTTAGCTGTACTTACTGGCGTTCCATCTTTCGCTATCACTAATGCTGATTTCACGTTTGTTTAG
- a CDS encoding M10 family metallopeptidase: MPTAATSPLSIQELYDENFYRANNPDLNYLNSRDLYQQFLNFGINQGRRFSPYFDANFYRLSNTDLNSLNNRQLLDHFINIGLPNGRKFSQFFDINFYRSANSDLAGFDNIDLFRHFKNFGVAEGFRPFSPVFDINYYRNNNSDLQGLNYRQLYEHFQLSGMGQGREFSPYFDFDIYRARNSELTSNITTNQGLLESFLTTGIEQGLSASLFFDLNYYKSKNSSLSNLSNRQLFEQFQIIGLPQGRTFSRYFDFDFYRDANRDLGQLNNKQLWEHFQNFGLREGRPSSAFFDLDFYRSRNRDLAGLSDKQLEEQLITEGLDQGRSLSPFFDLNYYRVANGKAETLSNRQLWQDLQDVGVPGGQAFSQFFDLNLYRSSNPDLAGLSNEQLFEHFQNFGLAEGRTFSPVIDLNVYRNSNPDFTNLSNKDLFEILVTSGISGGSGGGSAVTQFFDPDFYRTNNPDLAEEGIVTDTQLLEHFQNFGLDDRGRKFSPYLDLDYYLANNPDLVTAGLTRREAFEHFQRYGLDERRPFSQFFDVRYYLDNNTDLRATGMSYRQAFSHFQNFGVNEGRRPSILFNPVYYLDNNPDLAARGMSFKDAFVHFQNNGFVEARSASVLFQPQDIAPLLFPLAVNETGDALDLRVNPPVTIVALPNWLQNVREWGDIPANGTLSYSFVGTAGAFLYEGSESNVREVPESVKNNVRNIMRQYDEVLGINVVEVADTPPNVGRIRIMFSNGPGQRGVPGYGNPPSDNPGTTLAGDVHLNPTIDYSQGPGSYNYQTLLSVIGNALGLQNPKKQTLPAVFEPVLSFGKDNNTNTVMTDNTPPQTYNGSFASTPMSYDIRALQYLYGAGYANETDTTYRFNTSNFGPTDLSGRNGLKQTIFDAGGIDTFDFSALPAVPFGYYFDMNEGGQNTTQIALNGATYIVPNPNSTDNDPLPPITLTTNSFSTTVAFSFSLENLVGSPGDDEILGNNLSNNIAGGAGNDIINSGIGKDTLTGGAGSDIFVVVAGQGSPNPENADIITDFVDGQDRIGLGIGLTFSQIVISPGTNSNDTFIRLARSGEYLAVLTGIPSAAITQSDFTAI; encoded by the coding sequence ATGCCTACAGCTGCTACTTCCCCCTTAAGCATACAAGAACTATATGATGAGAATTTCTATCGAGCTAACAATCCAGACTTAAATTATTTAAACAGTCGGGATTTATACCAACAATTCCTGAATTTTGGCATTAATCAAGGTCGCAGATTTTCGCCGTACTTCGATGCCAATTTCTACAGACTTAGCAATACCGACTTAAATAGTTTAAACAACAGGCAGTTATTAGATCATTTTATCAACATCGGTCTGCCAAACGGTCGCAAATTCTCCCAATTTTTCGATATAAATTTTTATCGATCCGCCAACTCCGATTTAGCTGGTTTCGATAACATAGATTTGTTTCGACACTTCAAAAATTTCGGTGTCGCTGAAGGTTTTCGTCCCTTCTCACCAGTATTCGATATTAATTACTATCGAAATAATAACTCAGATTTGCAAGGGCTGAATTATCGGCAATTGTACGAGCATTTTCAGCTTTCCGGTATGGGCCAAGGACGTGAATTTTCGCCGTATTTTGACTTCGATATATACCGGGCTAGAAACTCTGAATTAACAAGTAATATCACTACTAATCAAGGATTGCTAGAAAGCTTCCTTACTACTGGGATAGAGCAGGGTCTTTCTGCCTCGCTGTTCTTCGATCTCAACTACTATAAATCTAAAAACTCCAGCTTGTCTAACTTGAGTAATAGACAATTATTCGAGCAATTCCAAATTATTGGTTTGCCGCAGGGGCGTACTTTCTCTCGCTACTTTGATTTTGATTTCTACCGAGATGCCAACCGAGACCTCGGTCAACTGAACAATAAACAATTGTGGGAACACTTCCAAAACTTTGGTTTAAGGGAGGGACGCCCTTCTTCAGCATTCTTCGATCTAGATTTTTATCGTTCTAGAAATCGAGACTTGGCTGGACTGAGCGACAAACAATTAGAGGAACAATTGATTACCGAAGGTCTGGATCAAGGTCGTTCCCTTTCACCATTCTTCGATCTTAATTACTATCGAGTTGCCAACGGTAAAGCGGAGACTCTCAGCAATAGACAATTGTGGCAAGACTTGCAAGACGTTGGCGTGCCGGGAGGACAGGCTTTTTCACAGTTCTTCGATTTGAATTTGTACCGAAGTAGCAACCCAGATTTGGCAGGTTTGAGCAACGAACAATTGTTTGAACATTTCCAAAACTTTGGTCTAGCTGAGGGAAGAACTTTTTCGCCAGTAATCGATCTAAATGTCTATCGAAATAGCAATCCGGATTTTACAAATCTGAGCAATAAAGATTTATTCGAGATATTGGTAACTTCTGGTATAAGTGGGGGAAGCGGTGGAGGTTCTGCTGTTACGCAGTTTTTTGACCCCGATTTTTATCGCACCAATAACCCTGACTTGGCAGAGGAAGGAATAGTTACCGATACGCAATTGTTGGAACACTTCCAAAACTTCGGTCTGGACGATCGAGGCAGAAAATTCTCACCATATCTAGACCTGGATTACTACCTAGCTAACAACCCAGATTTGGTGACCGCAGGTCTGACTAGGCGGGAAGCATTCGAGCATTTTCAACGTTACGGATTGGATGAAAGACGCCCGTTTTCGCAATTTTTTGATGTCCGATACTATCTAGATAACAACACCGATTTGCGTGCAACTGGGATGAGTTACCGCCAAGCGTTTTCTCACTTTCAAAATTTTGGTGTAAATGAGGGACGCCGCCCATCGATTCTATTTAATCCTGTTTATTATCTGGATAACAACCCGGACTTGGCTGCCAGAGGAATGAGTTTTAAGGATGCGTTTGTGCATTTTCAGAATAACGGTTTTGTGGAAGCGCGATCGGCGTCTGTTTTATTCCAGCCTCAAGATATTGCCCCCCTACTATTTCCTTTGGCCGTAAACGAAACTGGCGACGCTTTAGACCTGAGAGTAAACCCCCCCGTGACCATAGTAGCCTTACCTAACTGGCTTCAAAACGTGCGCGAATGGGGGGACATCCCAGCTAATGGCACTCTCAGCTATAGTTTTGTTGGCACAGCCGGTGCCTTTTTGTACGAAGGATCGGAGAGCAACGTTAGGGAAGTACCCGAATCGGTTAAAAACAACGTTCGCAATATCATGCGGCAGTATGATGAGGTTCTGGGCATCAATGTGGTTGAAGTTGCAGACACGCCTCCCAATGTCGGTCGCATCAGAATTATGTTTTCCAACGGCCCTGGCCAGCGCGGTGTACCGGGCTATGGCAATCCCCCTTCCGATAACCCCGGTACGACTTTGGCCGGTGATGTGCATTTAAATCCGACCATTGATTATTCTCAAGGCCCTGGCAGTTATAACTACCAAACTTTGCTCTCCGTAATTGGCAATGCTCTTGGGCTGCAAAACCCCAAAAAACAAACTCTACCTGCGGTTTTTGAGCCCGTTCTCAGTTTTGGGAAGGATAACAATACAAATACTGTAATGACCGATAATACTCCTCCCCAAACATATAACGGCTCATTTGCAAGCACACCTATGTCTTACGATATCCGTGCTTTGCAGTACCTTTATGGTGCCGGTTATGCAAACGAAACCGATACAACATATAGGTTTAATACCAGCAATTTCGGGCCTACCGATCTCAGCGGAAGAAATGGCTTAAAACAGACTATTTTCGATGCCGGCGGTATTGATACATTTGACTTTTCCGCATTGCCAGCCGTTCCCTTCGGTTACTACTTCGACATGAATGAAGGAGGACAAAATACAACACAAATTGCCCTCAATGGCGCAACCTATATTGTTCCCAACCCCAACAGCACTGACAACGACCCTCTCCCTCCCATCACATTGACAACTAACAGTTTTAGCACCACGGTTGCTTTTAGCTTCTCTCTCGAAAACCTGGTCGGTTCTCCGGGAGATGATGAAATATTGGGCAACAATTTGTCCAATAATATTGCAGGCGGTGCTGGCAACGATATCATCAACAGCGGCATCGGTAAAGATACATTAACAGGTGGTGCTGGCAGCGATATTTTTGTAGTGGTTGCCGGCCAAGGCAGCCCCAACCCGGAAAACGCTGATATTATTACTGATTTCGTGGATGGTCAGGATAGAATTGGCTTGGGTATAGGTTTGACTTTTTCTCAGATCGTGATATCCCCAGGCACTAACTCGAATGACACTTTCATTCGACTTGCTAGAAGCGGTGAATACTTGGCTGTATTGACTGGGATTCCATCTGCGGCCATTACCCAAAGCGACTTTACTGCTATTTGA
- a CDS encoding S1 RNA-binding domain-containing protein: MKPKSTPSQANNSSFSMDDFAKALETHDYNFEKGQVVRGKAFEYASDGVYIDIGAKSSAFLPIQEIILKRSTTLSELLPLGEEREFLIIREQDADGQVTLSLKQLQIKQTWDKLAEMQDSGQTIQVKVTGVNKGGVTVDVKGVRGFIPRSHLIDKDKLEELIGQPLTASFLELDREREKLVLSQRLASQSARFSEMELGQLVEGKISGIKPFGLFVDLGGTTGLLHIKQISQTYIESLPNLFQVGQQIKAVIVDLDEGKSRISLSTRVLENHPGEMLENMAEVMASADARAQRAKKNISNAT, translated from the coding sequence ATGAAACCCAAATCGACGCCTTCTCAAGCCAATAACTCATCCTTTTCTATGGATGATTTTGCCAAAGCCCTCGAAACACACGACTACAACTTTGAAAAAGGGCAGGTGGTACGCGGCAAGGCGTTTGAATACGCCAGCGATGGTGTGTATATAGACATTGGTGCTAAATCCTCCGCTTTTCTCCCCATTCAAGAGATTATCTTAAAACGATCGACTACTTTGTCCGAATTATTACCATTAGGGGAAGAACGCGAATTTTTAATCATCCGCGAGCAAGATGCAGACGGACAAGTTACCCTTTCTTTAAAGCAGCTACAAATTAAGCAAACTTGGGATAAGTTGGCCGAAATGCAAGATAGCGGTCAAACAATACAAGTGAAAGTCACCGGTGTAAACAAAGGTGGTGTCACCGTCGATGTTAAGGGGGTACGGGGTTTTATTCCGCGCAGTCACTTAATAGATAAAGACAAGCTGGAGGAACTCATCGGTCAACCCTTAACTGCCAGCTTTTTGGAACTCGATCGCGAACGCGAAAAACTCGTTCTTTCCCAGCGCTTAGCCAGTCAATCCGCTCGCTTTAGCGAAATGGAACTGGGACAGCTAGTAGAAGGTAAAATTAGCGGTATCAAACCCTTCGGCTTATTCGTCGATTTGGGAGGTACTACCGGTTTGCTCCACATCAAACAAATCAGCCAAACCTACATTGAATCGCTGCCAAATCTGTTTCAGGTCGGTCAGCAGATTAAAGCAGTCATAGTCGATTTAGATGAAGGAAAAAGTCGTATTTCTCTTTCCACCAGAGTCTTAGAAAATCACCCAGGTGAAATGCTAGAAAACATGGCTGAAGTGATGGCTTCAGCTGATGCCCGCGCTCAACGCGCCAAGAAAAATATTTCAAATGCAACTTGA